The Meles meles chromosome 6, mMelMel3.1 paternal haplotype, whole genome shotgun sequence genome has a window encoding:
- the LOC123944882 gene encoding granzyme H-like isoform X1 has protein sequence MQPLLLLLALLLPLGAETEEIIGGHEAKAHSRPYMAFLQFLDKGKKRCGGVLVHKYFVLTAAHCRGSSMRVILGAHNIKKQEKTQQVIPVKTAIPHPDYKQNFSNDIMLLKLERKAKQTAAVKPLRLPGSKNPVRPGQVCSVAGWGRVSMTTLATTLQEVSLEVQKDEACASLFPRYYSGATQICVGDPKKMKTAFKGDSGGPLVCNNMVQGIFSYGKRNGTPPGVFMKVSYFLPWIKRTMKRL, from the exons ATGCAGCCTCTCCTGCTTTTGTTGGCCCTTCTTCTGCCCCTTGGGGCTGAGACAG AGGAGATCATCGGGGGCCATGAGGCTAAGGCCCACTCCCGGCCCTACATGGCATTTCTTCAGTTTCTGGATAAGGGCAAGAAGCGGTGTGGTGGTGTCCTCGTGCACAAGTACTTTGTTCTAACGGCTGCTCACTGCCGGGGAAG CTCCATGAGGGTCATTCTGGGGGCCCACAACATCAAGAAACAGGAGAAGACCCAGCAGGTCATCCCCGTGAAAACAGCCATCCCCCATCCAGACTATAAGCAGAACTTCTCCAACGACATCATGTTACTGAAA CTGGAGAGAAAGGCCAAGCAGACTGCAGCTGTGAAGCCCCTCCGCCTGCCCGGGAGCAAGAACCCAGTGAGGCCTGGACAGGTGTGCAGTGTGGCTGGCTGGGGTCGGGTCTCGATGACCACCCTAGCAACCACTCTGCAGGAGGTGTCACTGGAAGTGCAGAAGGATGAGGCGTGTGCATCCCTCTTCCCTCGCTATTATAGCGGGGCCACCCAGATTTGTGTAGGAGACCCGAAGAAGATGAAGACCGCCTTCAAG ggGGACTCCGGGGGCCCCCTCGTGTGTAACAACATGGTCCAGGGGATTTTCTCCTATGGAAAACGGAACGGGACCCCTCCAGGGGTCTTCATGAAGGTCTCCTACTTCCTGCCCTGGATAAAGAGAACAATGAAGCGCCTCTAA
- the LOC123944882 gene encoding granzyme H-like isoform X2: protein MQPLLLLLALLLPLGAETEEIIGGHEAKAHSRPYMAFLQFLDKGKKRCGGVLVHKYFVLTAAHCRGSSMRVILGAHNIKKQEKTQQVIPVKTAIPHPDYKQNFSNDIMLLKLERKAKQTAAVKPLRLPGSKNPVRPGQVCSVAGWGRVSMTTLATTLQEVSLEVQKDEACASLFPRYYSGATQICVGDPKKMKTAFKGSWEGRTTGRPAQSFLSLPTGGLRGPPRV from the exons ATGCAGCCTCTCCTGCTTTTGTTGGCCCTTCTTCTGCCCCTTGGGGCTGAGACAG AGGAGATCATCGGGGGCCATGAGGCTAAGGCCCACTCCCGGCCCTACATGGCATTTCTTCAGTTTCTGGATAAGGGCAAGAAGCGGTGTGGTGGTGTCCTCGTGCACAAGTACTTTGTTCTAACGGCTGCTCACTGCCGGGGAAG CTCCATGAGGGTCATTCTGGGGGCCCACAACATCAAGAAACAGGAGAAGACCCAGCAGGTCATCCCCGTGAAAACAGCCATCCCCCATCCAGACTATAAGCAGAACTTCTCCAACGACATCATGTTACTGAAA CTGGAGAGAAAGGCCAAGCAGACTGCAGCTGTGAAGCCCCTCCGCCTGCCCGGGAGCAAGAACCCAGTGAGGCCTGGACAGGTGTGCAGTGTGGCTGGCTGGGGTCGGGTCTCGATGACCACCCTAGCAACCACTCTGCAGGAGGTGTCACTGGAAGTGCAGAAGGATGAGGCGTGTGCATCCCTCTTCCCTCGCTATTATAGCGGGGCCACCCAGATTTGTGTAGGAGACCCGAAGAAGATGAAGACCGCCTTCAAG GGCAGCTGGGAAGGCAGGACCACTGGGAGGCCAGCGcagtccttcctctctctgcccacagggGGACTCCGGGGGCCCCCTCGTGTGTAA